A window of the Eschrichtius robustus isolate mEscRob2 chromosome 5, mEscRob2.pri, whole genome shotgun sequence genome harbors these coding sequences:
- the RALB gene encoding ras-related protein Ral-B isoform X1, whose protein sequence is MLPSGESPHARASPSLYQEHEDDRISSSSYGRRSSSSGSSGRVSQKTSGMAANKSKSQSSLALHKVIMVGSGGVGKSALTLQFMYDEFVEDYEPTKADSYRKKVVLDGEEVQIDILDTAGQEDYAAIRDNYFRSGEGFLLVFSITEHESFTATAEFREQILRVKAEEDKVPLLVAGNKSDLQERRQVPLEEARAKAEEWGVQYVETSAKTRANVDKVFFDLMREIRAKKMSENKDKNGKKSSKNKKSFKERCCLL, encoded by the exons GGGAATCTCCACATGCAAGGGCGTCCCCCTCGCTGTACCAGGAACACGAGGACGACCGAATCTCTAGCAGCTCCTACGGGCGGAGAAG CTCTTCGTCCGGGTCCTCTGGCCGCGTTTCGCAGAAAACCAGCGGGATGGCTGCAAACAAGAGCAAGAGCCAGAGCTCCCTGGCCCTCCACAAGGTCATCATGGTCGGCAGCGGAGGGGTGGGCAAGTCGGCCCTGACCTTGCAGTTCATGTACGATGAG TTCGTGGAGGACTATGAACCTACCAAGGCTGACAGTTACAGGAAGAAAGTGGTCCTGGACGGGGAGGAAGTCCAGATAGACATCCTGGACACGGCCGGACAGGAGGACTACGCGGCCATTCGCGACAACTACTTCCGGAGCGGGGAGGGCTTCCTCCTTGTGTTCTCCATCACTGAGCACGAGTCATTCACAGCGACTGCCGAGTTCAG GGAACAGATCCTCCGCGTTAAGGCGGAAGAAGATAAAGTCCCGCTGCTGGTTGCGGGGAACAAGTCCGACCTGCAGGAGCGGAGGCAGGTGCCACTGGAGGAGGCCAGGGCCAAGGCCGAGGAGTGGGGCGTGCAGTACGTGGAGACCTCGGCCAAGACGCGGGCCAACGTGGACAAG gtgtTCTTTGACCTCATGAGAGAAATCAGAGCAAAGAAGATGTCAGAAAACAAAGACAAGAATGGCAAGAAAAGCAGCAAGAAcaagaaaagttttaaagaaagatGTTGCTTACTGTGA
- the RALB gene encoding ras-related protein Ral-B isoform X4 has translation MAANKSKSQSSLALHKVIMVGSGGVGKSALTLQFMYDEFVEDYEPTKADSYRKKVVLDGEEVQIDILDTAGQEDYAAIRDNYFRSGEGFLLVFSITEHESFTATAEFREQILRVKAEEDKVPLLVAGNKSDLQERRQVPLEEARAKAEEWGVQYVETSAKTRANVDKVFFDLMREIRAKKMSENKDKNGKKSSKNKKSFKERCCLL, from the exons ATGGCTGCAAACAAGAGCAAGAGCCAGAGCTCCCTGGCCCTCCACAAGGTCATCATGGTCGGCAGCGGAGGGGTGGGCAAGTCGGCCCTGACCTTGCAGTTCATGTACGATGAG TTCGTGGAGGACTATGAACCTACCAAGGCTGACAGTTACAGGAAGAAAGTGGTCCTGGACGGGGAGGAAGTCCAGATAGACATCCTGGACACGGCCGGACAGGAGGACTACGCGGCCATTCGCGACAACTACTTCCGGAGCGGGGAGGGCTTCCTCCTTGTGTTCTCCATCACTGAGCACGAGTCATTCACAGCGACTGCCGAGTTCAG GGAACAGATCCTCCGCGTTAAGGCGGAAGAAGATAAAGTCCCGCTGCTGGTTGCGGGGAACAAGTCCGACCTGCAGGAGCGGAGGCAGGTGCCACTGGAGGAGGCCAGGGCCAAGGCCGAGGAGTGGGGCGTGCAGTACGTGGAGACCTCGGCCAAGACGCGGGCCAACGTGGACAAG gtgtTCTTTGACCTCATGAGAGAAATCAGAGCAAAGAAGATGTCAGAAAACAAAGACAAGAATGGCAAGAAAAGCAGCAAGAAcaagaaaagttttaaagaaagatGTTGCTTACTGTGA